From one Gemmobacter sp. genomic stretch:
- the argS gene encoding arginine--tRNA ligase, with translation MNLFDEFRAAVLAALDTLEAEGTLPAGLDRSNIAVEPPRDAAHGDMATNAAMVLAKPAGKPPRVIADALAARLAADPRIASAEVAGPGFLNLRLVPAVWQAHVATVLKADADYGRSAIGQGRKVNVEFVSANPTGPMHVGHVRGAVVGDALSNLLAFSGWNVTREYYINDGGAQVDVLARSAYERYREANGLSPEIREGLYPGDYLIPVGEALKAKYGDSLLDKGEQFWLAEIREFATGMMMQMIREDLAALGVAMDVYSSEKALYGTGKIEAALAELRDKGLIYEGVLEPPKGKTPEDWEPREQTLFRSTLHGDDVDRPVMKSDGSWTYFAPDIAYHYDKVKRGFDELIDIFGADHGGYVKRMKAAVAALSDGRVALDIKLIQLVKLWKNGEPFKMSKRAGTFVTLRDVVELAGADVTRFIMLTRKNDVALDFDFDKVLEQSKDNPVFYVQYANARVNSVLRKAAETGVAIDDATVDLSLIAHPAELALVGKLAEWPRLVEIAARANEPHRVAFYLYELASDFHGLWNRGNDELSLRFVQDDPVQTQAKIALVRATGVVIRAGLAILGVKPVEEMR, from the coding sequence ATGAACCTGTTCGACGAATTCCGCGCCGCCGTGCTGGCCGCGCTTGACACGCTGGAGGCCGAAGGAACGCTGCCCGCAGGTCTCGACCGCAGCAACATCGCGGTGGAACCACCGCGCGATGCGGCGCATGGCGATATGGCGACCAATGCGGCGATGGTGCTGGCGAAACCCGCCGGCAAGCCCCCGCGCGTCATCGCCGATGCGCTGGCCGCCCGACTGGCCGCCGACCCGCGCATTGCCAGCGCCGAGGTGGCGGGGCCGGGGTTCCTGAACCTGCGTCTGGTGCCCGCCGTGTGGCAGGCCCATGTTGCCACCGTGCTGAAGGCCGATGCCGATTACGGCCGGTCGGCCATCGGTCAGGGGCGCAAGGTGAATGTGGAATTCGTCTCGGCCAATCCGACGGGGCCGATGCACGTTGGCCATGTGCGCGGCGCCGTGGTGGGCGATGCGCTGTCGAACCTGCTGGCCTTTTCTGGCTGGAACGTGACGCGGGAATATTACATCAACGACGGCGGCGCGCAGGTGGATGTGCTGGCGCGGTCGGCCTATGAACGCTACCGCGAGGCCAACGGCCTGTCGCCCGAGATCCGCGAAGGCCTGTATCCCGGCGATTACCTGATCCCCGTCGGCGAGGCGCTGAAGGCGAAATACGGCGACAGCCTGCTGGACAAGGGCGAGCAATTCTGGCTGGCCGAGATCCGCGAATTCGCCACCGGCATGATGATGCAGATGATCCGCGAGGATCTGGCGGCGCTGGGCGTGGCGATGGATGTCTATTCCAGCGAAAAGGCCCTGTATGGCACCGGCAAGATCGAGGCCGCGCTGGCCGAACTGCGCGACAAGGGCCTGATCTACGAAGGCGTGCTGGAACCGCCCAAGGGCAAGACCCCCGAAGACTGGGAGCCGCGCGAACAGACCCTGTTCCGGTCCACCCTGCATGGCGACGACGTGGATCGCCCGGTGATGAAATCGGATGGCAGCTGGACCTATTTCGCCCCCGACATCGCCTATCATTATGACAAGGTGAAACGCGGCTTCGACGAGCTGATCGACATTTTCGGCGCCGATCATGGCGGCTACGTCAAGCGGATGAAGGCGGCGGTCGCAGCCTTGTCCGATGGCAGGGTGGCGCTGGACATCAAGTTGATCCAGCTCGTCAAGCTGTGGAAGAACGGCGAACCCTTCAAGATGTCCAAGCGCGCGGGCACCTTTGTCACGCTGCGCGACGTGGTGGAACTGGCGGGGGCCGATGTGACCCGCTTCATCATGCTGACCCGCAAGAACGACGTGGCGCTGGATTTCGACTTTGACAAGGTGCTGGAACAGTCCAAGGACAACCCGGTCTTTTATGTCCAGTATGCCAATGCCCGGGTGAATTCGGTGCTGCGCAAGGCGGCCGAGACGGGCGTGGCAATTGACGATGCCACGGTGGACCTGTCGCTGATCGCGCATCCGGCGGAACTGGCGCTGGTGGGCAAGCTGGCGGAATGGCCGCGTCTGGTGGAAATCGCCGCGCGCGCCAACGAACCGCACCGGGTGGCGTTCTACCTCTATGAACTCGCGTCGGACTTCCACGGGCTGTGGAATCGCGGCAATGACGAGCTTTCGTTGCGCTTTGTGCAGGACGATCCGGTACAGACTCAGGCGAAAATTGCCCTTGTCCGGGCCACGGGCGTTGTCATTCGCGCCGGTCTTGCTATTCTGGGCGTCAAGCCGGTCGAAGAAATGCGCTGA
- a CDS encoding acetate--CoA ligase family protein gives MRPGQGMEAFFAAQGIAIVGASEDITKIGGRPVHLLKKYGYAGPIYPVNPRNPVVQGLTAYASVRDLPTAPDMAVLAVPAAATANALRDCAARGVKAAVVLTSGFAEAGGDGVAMQEELVAIARDGGIRLLGPNCLGTVSVTDGVIGSFTIVLEDDMPPAGNVGIVSQSGNIGSYVMQAVSHRGLGVSRVVATGNEADVDVADGIAALVQDDVTRVILCIMETCRDAGRLIDALGMARAAGKPVLVLKIGATESGQAAAASHTGALAGSDAVFDAVFHRHGALRVGSVEELLDVGHAASQLMPGRLPAGNRVTLVAASGGFGIMMADASTRAGLVLPPLSPATCARINEAVPTAGTANPVDASAQMSSRPDILYKMLSALMEEPGTDTVQLFMSLSLFNKRLRGIYMETLAKILADYPDRLLVVTSRGPADAVAEIAAMGIPVFPGIDATAGGLAGLVRLGQLAGIGPAPVYDGPATPLDPAAFRNEHAAKSVLATAGVPVLPEAIVTSAAAAVDKAGELGFPAVLKIVSEDIAHKTEAGGVALNLADAAAVAEAYARIMANVAERTPDARIDGILVAPMATGGVGELIMGISRDPVFGPVVMVGIGGIYAEVLKDVAVQTAPVTLPEAEAMIRGLKLFPILDGARGQPRGDIAAAAQALVRLSDFACRHAGDVAEIDLNPVLVRPAGQGVVALDALIVPVGTAKPNH, from the coding sequence ATGCGGCCGGGACAGGGGATGGAGGCATTCTTTGCCGCGCAGGGCATCGCGATTGTCGGCGCGTCCGAGGATATCACCAAGATCGGCGGGCGGCCTGTCCATCTGCTGAAGAAATATGGCTATGCCGGGCCGATCTACCCGGTCAATCCGCGCAACCCGGTGGTGCAGGGGCTGACCGCCTATGCCTCGGTCCGCGATCTGCCGACGGCGCCCGACATGGCGGTGCTGGCGGTGCCGGCGGCGGCCACCGCCAATGCGCTGCGCGATTGCGCGGCGCGGGGGGTGAAGGCGGCGGTCGTGCTGACCTCGGGCTTTGCCGAGGCCGGGGGCGACGGCGTGGCGATGCAGGAGGAACTGGTCGCCATCGCGCGCGACGGCGGCATCCGGCTGCTGGGGCCGAACTGCCTGGGCACGGTATCGGTGACCGATGGCGTGATCGGATCCTTCACCATCGTGCTGGAGGACGACATGCCGCCCGCAGGCAACGTGGGCATCGTGTCGCAATCGGGCAATATCGGCAGCTATGTCATGCAGGCCGTGTCGCATCGGGGCCTTGGCGTGTCGCGCGTTGTCGCCACCGGGAACGAGGCCGATGTGGACGTGGCCGACGGCATCGCCGCGCTGGTGCAGGATGATGTGACGCGGGTGATCCTGTGCATCATGGAGACCTGCCGCGATGCTGGCCGGCTGATCGACGCGCTGGGAATGGCGCGCGCCGCCGGCAAGCCGGTGCTGGTGCTGAAGATCGGCGCAACCGAAAGCGGTCAGGCTGCCGCCGCCTCGCATACCGGCGCCTTGGCCGGGTCGGATGCGGTGTTCGACGCGGTGTTCCACCGCCATGGCGCCTTGCGCGTGGGGTCGGTCGAGGAACTGCTGGACGTGGGCCATGCCGCCTCGCAACTGATGCCGGGGCGGCTGCCGGCCGGCAATCGGGTGACGCTGGTAGCAGCCTCGGGCGGGTTCGGGATCATGATGGCCGATGCCTCGACCCGCGCGGGCCTGGTCCTGCCGCCGCTGTCGCCCGCCACCTGCGCCCGCATCAACGAGGCGGTGCCGACGGCGGGCACGGCGAACCCGGTCGATGCCTCGGCCCAGATGTCATCGCGCCCCGATATCCTTTACAAGATGCTGTCGGCGCTGATGGAGGAACCGGGCACCGATACGGTCCAGCTGTTCATGTCGCTGTCGCTGTTCAACAAGCGGCTGCGCGGGATCTACATGGAAACGCTGGCAAAAATCCTGGCGGATTACCCGGATCGGCTGCTGGTCGTCACCTCGCGCGGGCCAGCGGATGCGGTGGCCGAGATTGCGGCGATGGGTATTCCGGTGTTCCCCGGCATCGACGCCACGGCCGGCGGGCTGGCGGGCCTTGTGCGGCTGGGGCAGCTGGCCGGTATCGGCCCGGCGCCGGTCTATGATGGCCCGGCAACCCCGCTGGATCCGGCCGCCTTCCGCAACGAACATGCGGCGAAATCCGTGCTGGCCACCGCCGGTGTGCCCGTGCTGCCCGAGGCCATCGTCACCAGCGCCGCAGCGGCGGTGGACAAGGCTGGCGAACTCGGCTTTCCGGCGGTGCTGAAGATTGTCTCGGAAGACATCGCGCACAAGACCGAGGCGGGGGGCGTTGCGCTGAACCTGGCCGATGCGGCGGCGGTGGCCGAAGCCTATGCCCGGATCATGGCCAATGTCGCCGAACGCACCCCCGATGCACGGATCGACGGTATCCTTGTGGCGCCGATGGCCACGGGTGGCGTGGGCGAGCTGATCATGGGCATCTCACGCGATCCGGTCTTTGGCCCGGTCGTGATGGTCGGCATCGGCGGGATCTATGCCGAGGTGCTGAAGGATGTCGCCGTCCAGACCGCCCCCGTCACCCTGCCCGAGGCCGAGGCGATGATCCGCGGGCTGAAACTGTTCCCCATCCTCGACGGCGCGCGCGGCCAGCCCAGGGGCGATATCGCCGCCGCCGCGCAGGCACTGGTGCGGCTGTCGGATTTCGCCTGCCGCCATGCGGGCGATGTGGCGGAAATCGACCTGAACCCCGTTCTCGTCCGCCCCGCGGGGCAGGGCGTCGTCGCCCTTGATGCGCTGATCGTGCCGGTGGGCACGGCGAAACCGAACCATTGA
- a CDS encoding acyl-CoA dehydrogenase family protein codes for MSSADDLNPEDFAEAAGAAIANAQGKANVATVLAEAGLFSVSVPEDAGGMGLGLEFAVPVARVAGEKQLRFPLVDQILLARALADTDAGAAVLAGKTVGTIAWQGSLDAGFASHAGFAGQAQVMLVADGDGAALIDLALVTLVLDDALDPEFPQGEALLDTPAILARLDAAAWGALQAEARVLLAAYAIGAAQGALDRTAAYMATRVQFGRPLSAKQAVRHTLAQMKLLTDVSQAALRRALLADEFGQSRSADGAFVGAVTNATFVVEKAIQLHGGIGFTWELPLHWSLRDVKRIALAMRTGTATQALGAAFIDAA; via the coding sequence ATGAGCAGTGCCGACGATCTGAACCCCGAGGATTTCGCCGAGGCCGCCGGCGCCGCCATTGCCAATGCGCAGGGCAAGGCGAATGTGGCCACGGTTCTGGCCGAAGCCGGGCTGTTTTCCGTTTCGGTGCCCGAGGATGCGGGCGGCATGGGGCTGGGGCTGGAATTCGCGGTGCCCGTCGCCCGGGTTGCCGGCGAAAAGCAGCTGCGCTTTCCGCTGGTGGACCAGATCCTGCTGGCCCGCGCCCTTGCCGACACCGATGCCGGCGCGGCAGTGCTGGCGGGGAAAACCGTGGGCACCATCGCGTGGCAGGGGTCGCTTGACGCAGGCTTTGCCAGCCATGCCGGCTTTGCCGGGCAGGCGCAGGTGATGCTGGTGGCCGATGGCGACGGCGCCGCGCTGATCGACCTGGCCTTGGTGACGCTGGTTCTGGACGATGCGCTGGACCCGGAATTCCCTCAGGGCGAGGCGTTGCTGGACACTCCGGCCATCCTCGCCCGGCTGGATGCCGCCGCCTGGGGCGCCCTTCAGGCCGAGGCGCGCGTGCTGCTGGCCGCCTATGCCATCGGTGCCGCACAAGGCGCGCTGGACCGGACCGCCGCCTATATGGCGACCCGGGTGCAGTTTGGCCGCCCGCTCAGCGCGAAACAGGCGGTGCGCCATACCCTGGCCCAGATGAAGCTGCTGACCGACGTGTCACAGGCCGCGCTGCGCCGTGCGCTGCTGGCCGATGAATTCGGCCAGTCCCGCAGCGCCGATGGCGCCTTTGTGGGGGCCGTGACGAATGCAACCTTTGTCGTGGAAAAGGCGATCCAGCTGCATGGCGGCATCGGCTTTACCTGGGAACTGCCGCTGCACTGGTCGCTGCGCGATGTGAAACGCATCGCCTTGGCCATGCGCACCGGCACAGCCACGCAGGCGCTTGGCGCCGCCTTCATCGACGCGGCCTGA
- a CDS encoding acyl-CoA dehydrogenase family protein → MSFDTQVTIPDPASGRAAYRQHARDWLAGNLPRHMLADNPDWRAPTLEESVAWEAAMHRAGLAGMTWPVQYGGHGLTLREHLAVNKEIGALMMPESVSSIGKELAGPIIMAVGTEEQKSTFLPRILAMQDMWCQGFSEPEAGSDLARLRTRAVPEGDSWRINGQKIWTSGAAKAQYCFLLTRTGTVADKHRGMVMFAVPMNTPGIRVAPIRSIDDKESFAEVFFDDVVVPDSARLGAPDEGWSAAIHVLSVERATNRMYRPWRVEAELGFLVRACKSDPVLAGLLAGSHAQQRIGQALAEIDGLKGLIERAVDQMVGGAPIGARGSLSKLYWSESHQSLVALAVDLLGGIGPKSSPLARRARDYFNNAYLFARAETIYAGTSEVQRDIIAQRILNLPTELKA, encoded by the coding sequence ATGAGCTTTGACACCCAAGTCACCATCCCCGATCCGGCATCCGGCCGCGCCGCCTATCGGCAGCACGCGCGCGACTGGCTGGCCGGGAACCTGCCCCGCCACATGCTGGCCGACAACCCCGACTGGCGCGCCCCCACGCTGGAGGAAAGCGTGGCATGGGAGGCCGCGATGCACCGCGCCGGGCTGGCCGGCATGACCTGGCCGGTGCAATACGGCGGCCATGGCCTGACCCTGCGCGAACATCTGGCGGTGAACAAGGAAATCGGCGCGCTGATGATGCCGGAATCCGTCAGCTCCATCGGCAAGGAACTGGCCGGGCCGATCATCATGGCCGTAGGGACCGAGGAACAGAAAAGCACCTTCCTGCCCCGCATCCTTGCCATGCAGGACATGTGGTGCCAGGGCTTTTCCGAACCCGAGGCCGGATCCGACCTTGCCCGCCTGCGCACCCGCGCGGTGCCCGAAGGCGACAGCTGGCGCATCAACGGGCAAAAGATCTGGACCTCGGGCGCGGCCAAGGCACAGTACTGCTTTCTGCTGACCCGCACCGGAACGGTGGCCGACAAGCACCGCGGCATGGTGATGTTCGCCGTGCCGATGAACACCCCGGGCATTCGCGTGGCGCCGATCCGGTCGATCGACGACAAGGAAAGCTTTGCCGAAGTGTTCTTCGACGATGTGGTCGTGCCTGACAGCGCCCGCCTGGGCGCCCCGGACGAAGGCTGGTCGGCCGCCATTCATGTGCTGTCGGTCGAACGCGCGACCAACCGCATGTATCGCCCTTGGCGGGTCGAGGCAGAGCTTGGCTTCCTCGTGCGGGCCTGCAAATCGGATCCGGTGCTGGCCGGGTTGCTGGCCGGCAGCCATGCCCAGCAGCGCATCGGGCAGGCGCTGGCGGAAATCGACGGGCTGAAAGGCCTGATCGAACGCGCGGTGGACCAGATGGTCGGCGGTGCCCCGATCGGCGCGCGCGGGTCGCTGTCGAAACTCTACTGGTCGGAATCGCACCAGTCGCTGGTCGCCCTTGCGGTCGATCTGCTGGGCGGCATCGGCCCGAAATCCAGCCCGCTGGCACGCCGCGCGCGGGATTACTTCAACAACGCCTATCTCTTTGCCCGGGCCGAAACGATCTATGCCGGCACCTCCGAGGTGCAGCGCGACATCATCGCCCAGCGCATCCTGAACCTTCCGACGGAGCTGAAAGCATGA
- a CDS encoding enoyl-CoA hydratase/isomerase family protein yields MTDQFVRLAVADHVALVTLDRPPVNALNREMRRQIVATFDAISEREDIRCAVLTGAGKVFCAGADLKDRPSAEVAGDFLDHNRITRETGNSIRECTKPVIAAINGAALGAGFGLAAACDILYAAEDATVGMPEINVGLAGGASMLKTVFGRSTLRRMFFTGQRLTAQDLLKRNVIEDVLPADRLLPVCMELAAEIASKAPLAIAYAKRAANMVDLMPQRDAYRFEQEFTVALSRTEDAREARMAFLEKRKPVFKGR; encoded by the coding sequence ATGACAGACCAGTTCGTCCGCTTGGCCGTGGCCGATCACGTTGCACTGGTGACGCTGGACCGGCCGCCGGTGAACGCCCTGAACCGCGAGATGCGGCGCCAGATCGTGGCCACCTTCGATGCCATTTCCGAACGCGAGGATATCCGCTGCGCGGTGCTGACCGGCGCGGGCAAGGTGTTCTGCGCGGGCGCCGACCTGAAGGATCGCCCCAGCGCCGAGGTGGCGGGCGATTTCCTGGACCACAACCGCATCACCCGCGAAACCGGCAATTCGATCCGCGAATGCACCAAGCCGGTGATCGCCGCCATCAACGGTGCGGCGCTTGGCGCGGGCTTTGGTCTGGCAGCGGCCTGCGACATTCTCTATGCGGCCGAAGATGCCACGGTGGGGATGCCGGAAATCAACGTCGGCCTTGCCGGCGGTGCCTCCATGCTGAAAACCGTGTTCGGCCGGTCCACCCTGCGGCGGATGTTCTTTACCGGCCAGCGGCTGACCGCGCAGGATCTGCTGAAACGCAATGTCATCGAGGATGTGCTGCCCGCCGACCGCCTGCTGCCGGTCTGCATGGAACTGGCGGCCGAAATCGCATCGAAGGCGCCGCTGGCGATTGCCTATGCCAAGCGGGCGGCGAACATGGTCGATCTGATGCCGCAGCGCGATGCCTACCGCTTCGAGCAGGAATTCACCGTGGCGCTGTCCAGAACCGAAGATGCGCGCGAGGCCCGGATGGCCTTCCTCGAAAAGCGCAAGCCCGTGTTCAAGGGGCGCTGA
- a CDS encoding tripartite tricarboxylate transporter substrate binding protein, with the protein MLNSFTRRGFGAALVAGALALAAPFGAMAADGPVTIVVPYGAGGTTDAFARMLADGMSKELGRTVLVENKPGANGILGATYVAKAKPDGATLLWGGTGPVSLNAMLRPSLPYTLDSFDSVAMLFDGTLTLTVPTKMGVNSIEELVAYAKTSGKPLRYGTLGPGSVTHLYGLILSKALDVPVVPVAYKNNPSSLVDLIGGQAELSFATPIALVEHAKAGDLKIMALTTTERDPAFADVPSVTELGHPELVTSYWSALHAPKGTPKEVIDQLAAAAVKTVQSDAFRELLAKNGQYEKAGGPEALDAQLATDRETWGKVIADNNIVLAD; encoded by the coding sequence ATGCTCAATTCGTTCACGCGTCGCGGCTTTGGCGCGGCACTTGTCGCTGGCGCCCTGGCGCTGGCCGCACCGTTCGGCGCGATGGCAGCCGATGGCCCGGTCACCATCGTGGTGCCCTATGGCGCCGGTGGCACCACCGATGCCTTTGCCCGCATGCTGGCCGACGGCATGTCCAAGGAACTGGGCCGCACCGTGCTGGTGGAAAACAAGCCCGGTGCCAACGGCATCCTGGGCGCCACCTATGTGGCCAAGGCCAAGCCCGATGGCGCGACCCTGCTGTGGGGTGGCACCGGCCCGGTCTCGCTGAACGCCATGCTGCGTCCGTCGCTGCCCTACACCCTCGACAGCTTCGATTCGGTCGCCATGCTGTTCGACGGCACCCTGACGCTGACCGTGCCGACCAAGATGGGCGTCAATTCCATCGAGGAACTGGTCGCCTATGCCAAGACCTCGGGCAAGCCGCTGCGCTATGGCACGCTGGGGCCGGGGTCGGTGACGCATCTCTACGGCCTGATCCTGTCCAAGGCGCTGGATGTGCCGGTGGTGCCGGTGGCGTACAAGAACAACCCGTCGTCGCTGGTCGATCTGATCGGGGGGCAGGCGGAACTGTCCTTTGCCACGCCCATCGCGCTGGTCGAACATGCCAAGGCCGGCGATCTGAAGATCATGGCCCTGACCACGACCGAACGCGACCCGGCCTTTGCCGATGTGCCCTCGGTCACCGAACTGGGGCATCCCGAACTGGTGACCAGCTACTGGAGCGCGCTGCACGCCCCGAAAGGCACCCCGAAAGAGGTGATCGACCAGTTGGCGGCGGCGGCGGTGAAAACCGTGCAGTCGGATGCCTTCCGCGAACTGCTGGCCAAGAACGGCCAGTATGAAAAGGCCGGCGGCCCCGAGGCGCTGGATGCCCAGCTGGCAACCGACAGGGAAACCTGGGGCAAGGTGATTGCCGACAACAACATCGTGCTGGCCGACTGA
- a CDS encoding glucose 1-dehydrogenase, which yields MQDMQGLVALVTGAGNGIGRETARQLAARGATVAVNDLKPEFVDAAVAAIRADGGDAFGVVANVSTRDGVQGAVRAAAAHKGRFDILVNNAAWVRYQAVPDIQADTMDRMLDVGFKGVIWAIQAATEAMDGERGGAIINVASTAAVRSTLNSVVYSGIKSGILGITRAAAAELGARRIRVNAVCPSAVPTEGTQRNRNADRDARRIAATPMGRLGTVTDIAQAICYLASPQAEFITAQALVVDGGVTFTNI from the coding sequence ATGCAGGACATGCAGGGACTGGTCGCGCTGGTGACGGGCGCAGGCAACGGGATCGGGCGGGAAACCGCCCGGCAACTGGCCGCGCGCGGGGCCACCGTGGCGGTGAACGACCTGAAGCCCGAATTCGTCGATGCCGCCGTTGCCGCGATCCGGGCCGACGGCGGCGATGCCTTTGGCGTGGTCGCCAATGTCTCGACCCGTGATGGCGTGCAGGGCGCGGTGCGGGCGGCGGCCGCGCACAAGGGGCGGTTCGACATTCTGGTGAACAACGCCGCCTGGGTCCGCTATCAGGCGGTGCCCGACATTCAGGCCGACACGATGGATCGCATGCTGGACGTCGGCTTCAAGGGCGTGATCTGGGCGATCCAGGCCGCGACCGAGGCGATGGACGGCGAACGCGGCGGGGCGATCATCAACGTCGCATCCACCGCTGCGGTGCGGTCCACGCTGAATTCGGTGGTCTATTCCGGCATCAAGTCGGGCATTCTTGGCATTACCCGTGCGGCGGCGGCCGAACTGGGCGCGCGGCGGATCCGGGTGAACGCCGTCTGCCCTTCGGCCGTGCCGACCGAAGGCACCCAGCGCAACCGCAACGCCGACCGCGACGCGCGGCGCATCGCGGCCACCCCGATGGGGCGGCTGGGCACCGTGACCGACATCGCGCAGGCGATCTGCTATCTGGCCTCGCCGCAGGCCGAATTCATCACGGCGCAGGCGCTGGTCGTGGATGGTGGGGTAACCTTCACCAACATCTAG
- a CDS encoding TetR/AcrR family transcriptional regulator: MRAGTSDKINHILAQAADLFVLKGYDATSMRDIAERAGVSKSLLYHHFTDKYQIFTQIAASSGIGLNESVSVAIANGTTASEKLRLFMVTTAAFFEENRLSWIAASQEFWSSNEARMSIKVKLRRDSFERMLRTILEDGVASGEFRIADVRLAGRLILSSLNWMHRWYNPAGKRRAPEIAEEYCRMIVQGIGSGTLAPPPG, from the coding sequence ATGCGGGCCGGGACCAGCGACAAGATCAACCACATCCTGGCCCAGGCCGCGGATCTGTTCGTGCTCAAGGGCTATGACGCAACGTCCATGCGCGACATCGCGGAACGGGCGGGCGTGTCGAAATCGCTGCTGTATCACCATTTCACCGACAAGTATCAGATCTTCACCCAGATCGCCGCATCCTCGGGGATCGGGCTGAACGAAAGTGTCTCGGTCGCCATCGCGAACGGCACCACGGCCAGCGAGAAGCTGCGCCTGTTCATGGTCACCACCGCCGCGTTCTTCGAGGAAAACCGCCTGTCCTGGATCGCCGCATCGCAGGAATTCTGGTCCTCGAACGAGGCGCGCATGTCGATCAAGGTCAAGCTGCGCCGGGATTCCTTTGAACGGATGCTGCGCACCATTCTGGAGGATGGGGTGGCCAGCGGCGAATTCCGCATCGCCGATGTGCGGCTGGCCGGGCGGCTGATCCTGTCGTCGCTGAACTGGATGCATCGCTGGTACAATCCGGCGGGCAAACGCCGCGCGCCCGAGATTGCCGAGGAATACTGCCGGATGATCGTGCAGGGCATCGGCAGCGGAACGCTGGCACCACCCCCGGGCTGA
- a CDS encoding SMP-30/gluconolactonase/LRE family protein, with protein MTVTITPLGLFRAALGECPRWEGGVLWLMDCRKGLILSMDPAGAVTVQATVPAPAGSFALRQGGGFVVALRDEVVLIDPDGTRHSAGRIGDSHPNLRLNDGTVLPDGSFLTGTMHVFRDPGEPPLGGVYRLSPEGRLARVAAALGVANGPCVGPDNRLYIADSAARTIHSYAIGADGALLDMRPFVDLSALGSAPDGCCFDDQGGLWTALVHVGALVRLDAGGQVCQRIDLPVRHPAALCFGGGALDEMFVTSISDSGRLRADGPLDGAVLRVTGHGRRGLSPSRFAG; from the coding sequence ATGACTGTCACCATCACCCCGCTTGGCCTGTTTCGCGCCGCGCTTGGCGAATGCCCGCGCTGGGAGGGCGGGGTGCTGTGGTTGATGGACTGCCGCAAGGGGCTGATCCTGTCGATGGATCCGGCGGGTGCGGTCACGGTGCAGGCAACGGTTCCGGCCCCTGCGGGGTCTTTTGCGCTGCGGCAGGGCGGCGGGTTCGTGGTGGCGCTGCGGGATGAGGTGGTGCTGATCGACCCCGACGGCACGCGCCATTCCGCCGGCCGCATTGGCGACAGCCACCCCAACCTGCGGCTGAACGATGGCACGGTGCTGCCCGATGGCAGCTTTCTGACCGGCACCATGCACGTGTTCCGCGACCCGGGCGAACCGCCGCTGGGAGGTGTTTACCGGCTGTCCCCGGAGGGCCGGCTTGCCAGGGTCGCCGCTGCGCTGGGGGTGGCGAACGGGCCCTGCGTGGGGCCAGATAACAGGCTCTATATCGCCGATAGTGCCGCGCGGACGATCCATAGCTACGCCATCGGCGCCGATGGGGCGCTGCTGGACATGCGCCCTTTTGTCGATCTGTCGGCGCTGGGGTCGGCACCCGATGGTTGCTGCTTTGACGATCAGGGCGGGCTGTGGACCGCGCTTGTCCATGTGGGCGCGCTGGTGCGGCTGGATGCCGGCGGCCAGGTCTGCCAGCGCATCGACCTGCCGGTGCGGCACCCGGCCGCGCTGTGCTTTGGCGGCGGCGCGCTGGACGAGATGTTCGTCACCTCGATTTCCGACAGCGGACGGCTGCGCGCGGATGGACCGCTGGATGGGGCGGTGCTGCGCGTCACCGGCCATGGCCGACGCGGCCTGTCCCCCAGCCGATTTGCTGGCTGA